The DNA region CCCACTGCATCCAGATTCTCCTCCATCTCATCCTCGCGTGCATCGTTAGTTATCCTGTAGATGTTGAAGTAAAGCTCTGTCAAACGTGTCTCAATATGTCAACTGAAAACTATATATGTAATTTCATAATTAACAACATTATGGTGAAATATTCTTAAGGAAGCAAAATGACCAGGACCCCACCTCTTGATGTACGGGCCTGAGGGCGCCGGTTGGTTCACCTGGACAGCCCGGCCATTGCGAGCACCTGAGGGCTGCCTTGAGACTATCTTTGAGCCATTGagatcaccttcatcacctcctcTTACGCCCCAGGTACGCTTGTATTTTGAGTCATTCTCGATAGACGACACCCTGGGGGAAGAAAGCGGAAAGTCAATACAAACCAGGACATCCTATTTGTACGGTCACAGATGTTGATTACTTGTAAGGAAATTAAGATTCCCTACCTTATCTTATGGTACTCGTCAAAGACTCCTCTTCTCCAACGTGAAAGCATTTTggggaaatttttttttttccatgtttaGAACCAGATATGATCTTACTATGCACACACACCGACTCTGCATATCGATTTGGTTTGATGGTTTGACGGAGAGGGTTTTAAGTACGCTCGGCACAGAGCAGCACACCAGTCAGAACGCGGTAGGAACATTTTCACGTTCCCTACTCATTCATAAAACATTGGGGAATGCTCACAAATTGTACACGCAATCTTTTGACCATaaaattcacatttgagaagcaaaTTTGTATTGAACTTTTTGCTCATGCTGAAATCACACAAGGCAGATCAGAGTAGTGTGAAACATTCAATCCCATGATAATACGATATTGTGAAGAGGGGTAAAGCCGCGGGTTCCGGAAATGTTCTGTATTCCTCTTTCATTGTTCACATAGTAACACAGGACTCTCCTGGATAATTGAACAGATTTATGGAAAGGCCACCACTCTCAGTTTGGCATGGCGGATGTCTTTAAATACCACGATACCCATGAGCATTGGCTGCTGTTGCTATGGAGAATGCTCCAGGAAGCGGCGCGAATCAGAGCAGTGTGGTAGAGAATTCAAAATGCTTTGTTGTTGCAGATGGGAACAACACACGGCGCCATAGGTGCCAAATTGATCCAAAAATGTATCCAAAAGTGAATAAATTCAAGCTGCTgattgtagtattagtattatcagCACCATAATCTTTAAATACCAGTGTTTCTGTGGTGGCCTGAGAGCCAAAATGCTTATATATACACCTTTGACTTTTTATCAAAGAATCAAATATTTTGTAACACAGCTGGTCAACTCTTGTACTGATGAGAGTTTGGTGCCTAACCAAGCTGTAAAAGTGCTCAAACTGTCAGTCAGCCAACCTTGTCTGTGGCAAAAATGAAGGGATTGCCTGAAATAACTCCTTCCACTTcacatgatataaaaaaaataaaacataaatgtttatGATCAGATATCCAGTTGTTTTGAACAGCTTCCTTGCCCGTTTGCGCTACATTGCTAATAGCTATAACTGTGATCACGGTCACAATGTTGGTTAAAACCAGCCACATACCCGTTCCGTAAATAATCAATACAAGCACAGCACACAAAAGAGTGATAGAGAAAAGTGTGATAACACACAGCAGTGATTTGGAGGCTTCAGCAGCTCTGAGTGTACAGTGTACCTGCTACAGGGGCAGACGCAGAGGCCGCAACACTTGGAGAGGTCAGTCAGGTTTTTCTCAGCCTGTCTCATGTCCTGGTTGATCTGGTCCATGCCCTCGTCCACACGCCTCAGctgctctgaaacacacacacagacacacacaacacaccatGTCAGACTCTCACATCTCAGACTTTCTGTATCTAGGTACATTTTGAGACACTAGGagttttttcttattgttaatTTTGTATCACCTTTATTTAGCCATTTTTTAGAACAGATTCAATTACACTTTAATGATCCCAGTGAGGATTCCTAAATTGGGTTAATAACTGGGTCAttgcagcaacaaaaaaaaaaattgggattaaaagatgaaaaaaagaacATAATGCAGATAGTACAACAACTAATTACAAATGCACATTTCTAAAAAAGGGAATGCATATAACATatgcaaaaaacaaatagaCAAATAATTTGTCAGACGAACACTAGTTTGACGCACCGATATTTCAGGATGCACGCTACAGAAATGACTGGCTATTGCCTAATACTGAAGCACACTCAAACACAGATACTGTAGGTCTTATTTAATTTCAATgacgagagagaggaggaacacaCACCAGTGTTGGAGAGGTGGTGACCATGATAAAAACACAAGTGTAGAGGAAAATAGTCGCATATTCGGAGCCATGATGCAAAAAATGACTTAATAATTGACCAATGTTTCAACATGACAGTCTTCCTCAGAGTACTGAGAGACAAACAACTCCACAGGCATTGATTAAACAAAGGTGTGTTCAATCATGGGGAGGCGTGTCCTCAATCACAAATTATGGGAGGAGCACATAGCTACCCGATTCATTGgggcatttaaaaaaacacattagaaaAACAGTTTGATAAAAGAACTTAGGTTGAACCGTCATCAAAATAGTTTAAATATCAGAAAAGCTAAGTATTTAGGGTGTAGCCttataaagacacacaaacatcaggAGAGACAAAACGGATACCGTTTCAGGAAAAGAAACAGAACACCCCTGGCTCCTCAAGAGgagacctcaagatatatgatgAGGAACGTGATAtgtcaagtcattttttttatacattattaatttCAATACCATCTCCTTCAGGGAAGTGCTGCTGTTACACTGTAGCCGTGATGCTTGGTGTACATCAGGTGTAAAAACACAGCTTTATTAGcacctgttctttttttttttttttttttatgtaaatgtacttaaCACTACACGCTGTCGAAGTGCGGCAGTCACACAGGGAGGTTAGCACAAATTACTTCAACTCTAAGTTAGAAAATGTGTGACATTTCTTTGGGCATAACATTGGCAGACATCATTGTCCTTACAATTTGTCTATAGCAGATACATCCCTGAGAGCTTCCCTGTTTGATTCTGAAGGAAATCTGAAATCTGTTGCCTTAAATCATCtcataacttctttgaaatgcAAAGATTATTGGAATAATTAAATTTGTATGATGACTATGGGTGACTCTTTGAACTAAACCAATCACATCCACTCTTTGCCACAGACAAAGAGCAACAAAAAGTGGAAACCTCTACATCCAAACTAGTAGCGTTGATGTTGTTTATCTCCTCCTTACCTCCTTGCTCGTCCAACATCACCAAGGTGTTTGCTCCAGTCTCTTTGCTCTGAAAACACAAGAGTCACACAAATTCAGAACCAATGAAAAGATTACAGACAGGTGTATGTATAATAAAGAAGGGAAATAATCAGGGTTGATACATTTAAGAGTTAATTAGGATATTAAAACTGACAGGCTAATACAAAGAAAGTTTATTAATAACGGAAGCAACCATttcctcataataataattaaaaaatgtcctAATCCTCATCCAGGTAAGGGGCAATTACAAACCAACATGAACCTGCTTTCTGGCCATCAAAACACAGCTAAATATAAGATGAGATTGTGCTTTTTGTGTCAGTAACAGCAGCAAATAGTCAAAGTCTCACCTCCTCTGCCATCTGCCGCATCCTCCGTGTGCTTTCCAGTGACTGTGGAGGAAACAACGGGAGGTGTtagtttaataaaaacaaatcaaaaagatACCTGCAATAACCAAAATAACATCTACGCAAGATTCatcaagttttgttttttaggtcACTGTCTGATGTTAGAAAGTGTGGTGTGCTATTCCAAATTGCAATTTGCATGAATAAGAGAACACTAGATTCAAATTTAGCCTCCACAGTCAGCCATGTTTATCGTTTATGCATCTCTCACACGCATTAGCACAGAAAGAACAATGAAGAACTCATCTGGCTGCCAAATAACCAAATGACAAAAGTGATCGAACAATGTCAGTTACAACAGAAGATGGAACAAATGCAGATAATTTCCTTGAAATTGCAACGCCCTTTTCCATCATGGAAACTACTAAATTAATCTGATCAGACCGCGACAGAAAATGTTCAAACTTAATATCCAGTAATTTGGTTTTAGTGACCAGCGCAGTTTCCTATCCTATACGACGAATACAAGCAGGAAATACTCACAAGTGGGAACAAGGGGAAAgcttggcatttttgcttaaacaTAATTTCAACTATTTCGATAATCAGTTCAGTTCATTTTTGACGATCGACTTATTCTTTCAGTTCTAGAGTTTATATGACTGTTCAAGCTTAGAGAAATGAACACAAATTGTATTTTAGTTTCaatttaatttctttgtttatatactgtttataaaaTTTGCTGGTTTCTTGgtcgaacaaaacaagcaatttgaatatgTCAACCTGGAATTCGGGaaattgtgttttgtatttttcattattttctaacattttatagaccaaacaattatcGAGATTATAATCAACAGTTGTAAGCAGCTCCTCTACTTGAGCTAAAACTTTTAATCAACTCATCAATTgattgatcaacagaaaatgaatcatcaactattctgataattgattaattcttTAAGTTATTtgtaatgaagaaaaaaaggcCAAATATTCTTTAGCTCCCATATCTTAATTGTGAATAATGCATTAGTTGCTTTTCTATACCTTATATAACAACAAACTGAATCTTCTTGAGTTTATAATTTTCTGACATAATTATtgttgcaactaacaattattttcattctctcttcgattattttcttgattaattgattagttgtttggtctatcagtgtttccaaagcccaagatgacatcctcaaatgtgttgttttgtccacaactcaaagatattcagtttactgtcatagaggagtaaagaaaccagaaaatattaatttttaagaagctggaaatcagaaaatgttgcctttttttccccttaaaaaaaatgactcaaaccaattaatcgattatcaaaatagttgccaattaatttaatagttgacaactaatcgatttatcTTTGCAGCTCTCGACATAATGTTTAGTTTCAGCACACTCAAAAATCTGTGTTTAGTATGCAAAATGTTCTGGTTGGAGCATACTTCATTTTGCCACTTCTCCAGTGTGAACACACTAGTACACAACCTCATTAGAATCAGTATGCAAAATGGATTTAGGCCACAGCTACAGTGTTCCTGGGTCTAAACTCTTAATTGTGTCTAATTGCGCATGGGTTCGGCTGGCACGAAATCTACAgcaggacacaaacaaacacacacatgcaagcacgGAGACAAAAAGTTGACGACAAACTGGAATGCAGTCAGTTCAGGTGAGTTACGCCTTTGTGTCTCTATTAATAGCAAAGAGCTGCACAGAGAGCTGAGCAGAGCATCCAAAGGAGCAAAGCACTGAAGTGACTCAGGGCATGACTCTATTGTTACCATCACTAATTAACTGTTAACAAGAGAGAGCGGAGACCCAAGTCCTCAtcctctctgtgttgtgtttgctCTGAATACATTAATCAGTGAGttgagaaacagacaaacacgGAATTGGCGAGAAGGATGTGTTGAGCTCAGCCATGTTTTTGTTGGCTTAGCCAGAACATCACTTGGGTGGATAAACATTACGTCACGTCTCCTAAAATCCTTGAACTCGGCTAATTAAGCACGAAATATCTGTCTTCTTCGCCAAATTTTCCAGATTGGGGTGCTgtgatacagatacagacaatGGCGTGGtatttttatcatttgtttGGGATGGCTTCAGTGGAAGTGCAGTTAGGTGAGGTACGTGCAGGTTCCAGCAAGCTACAtggaaggcttttttttttgttattcgaccacaaaaaaaaaccccattAAAACACACTACGGGTAATAATTGGTTGCAATATACCAGAGGGATTAGGAAGTAGCACACAAACAATGCATTTAAATAACTGCAATACATTTTGAAGTACTGGACATGGGGAAACAGCAACATACGGCACCATACACATGTCTCGTCTTTTGCACGCTCAAATCCATTGTCAATGTAGTCGCGCGGCAGGTGGGCTCAAACTCGGGAGCGACGCTGTTGCGGCGTGCAAGCGTTCCCAGGCACCTATTTTTCGGGCCGCGATAAAAATAGTTCAACGCTCCGCACGTCATGTTATGTTatgaggaacaaccaatcacagcaggCCCGGTAGATagcttttctttcttccgtaaatatcagtctacggtaaatatatggaggagaagttaataATTTTAGTGCATGGAACCCAGAGCTTTATCAAAGAActtatattgccaagaagtaaaagtcaattgctcgttccattgcaacattgGCGCCCAgcaactaccggacgccagtaacaCGTCTGCCTAAAaggtgctgtacaaaagtaaaacaaaattataaatatatacagtatatagtctattgtcatattctaccaaaaaggcctgtgttgaacaataaaatattataaatataataagcattttcagtccaaaatggcgggtGAAAATGAAAAACCCACGAGTTTCgtttctttgcttctatactcggCTTTATCATCTCTCCCATGGACTATTTTACTGGCTTCACCCTTTCTGACCGAGGACGGCACAACATTcggttgaaaggtcagccaaaCTGACCCAGCGAGTGTGAAGCTACTGTGAGGGACTTATGGTGCTGGaaatgcatttctttgttttgattgtgtttagtttagtcaatGAGGCTTCCTGCTAAACTTTATCATAGTCGTCATTGCAGCACGCaggtttttgttgtttagtaATGGCAGGCGCGACAGGAGCGCAACCCCCCAAGCGGCACAGCTGGCGTTTTCCAAGTGTTTTTAGACGCAGCATATGAACGGCCTCCAAGACAGCTTGTGCTATACTTCCTAAAAACAATCTTATCATAACAAATTCCGATGTTGCCCTGATACATTGCCAGCCATGCTCCGAGTGTTTCAGGTATGAGTGGTTACCAAAAGCCAGAGTGTGAAGTAGCATTAGCAGAAGAAGGACCCTCCCATGCCCTCTCCCTTCTATGATCTGATAAAGTCAACCAGGCAGCAGCAAAAGGacgaaagagagaaagagaaaggttaAGTCAAAAAGCAcatacagagagaaaaacacacagtcaagaaaaagaaaaacgcaCAGACAATTAGTACAGCCTAAATTACAGGAAGGTGAAGTGCACTGCTACAAGCCCAGCTAGAGTAAGTTAATTTGCCTCCATTTGACTCAGATGGCTGATCATATGATGCCCTGGAGTGCTGATGAAACAATTATCTCCTTGATAATAAAACGCTTAGATATAGCTGACAACATTCAAACTGTCAAAACCACAGAGGGGAGAAGGAGCCATCAGGTTAAATTAGGCGTAAAGCCTCACGCACTTCCTGTTAATGCTTAGCTTAATAATCAACTGTGAACGCAATGAATCTAATTACCCACCCTCTGCTCTTTCAATGCTACTGTATGTTTAAGCAACTCCAGGATCACATGTGTGCTAGGTTTTTTTCCGCTACTGATGATTTtccatatataatataaaacttgATTATTTTCAATTATGGTTaagtcaaatatttaaataagaCTAAAATTACACGATAAAACTGAACATACATTTGACTGAGTGATTGCACTTTGGACATTAGAATAATTCATACACTCATGTTGTATTAATTAGTGAACTTTAGGAGGAGCTGATAGGTGGATTTCTTTTTTAGTCAGGCTAGCCGTTCCCccagtttttatgctaagctaagctaacggcCTGCCGACTATAGCTTTTTATTTGGCGTACAGATATAAGTGGTATTCATCCTCCCATCTTGCTCTTCGCAAAAGAACACAAATTAGCAAAATACCAAACTGACTTTGGTTCATTTCTCATTGTCCTGATTGCTTGTTTGTGGATAATTAGCATACATGTCTTTTTGTCATGATGATACTAAAACTAAAATAGCCCTTTTCAGTATCAATAGGTGAAAGGTGTCTTATAAATATGAATACTATGAATGGTTTTCACAGTGGGACTAAAAAAAGGTGATGATTACAGGGGAGGTGGGgtgtcattttcaaaataacGTCTTGGGATGTTTCCTGGAGACGTATGTCATTTTGTAACAACTATTGGAAAATTTGCTTTTCTTAAAAGAAAAGGTCAATTTAAACCCaagtaaatattaatttattattaattcaataGTGTAAACTAGGGCTATTCGGTGAGAAATATCTGAAGGTCTTCGAAGCTTCTGTTCTTCTGTGTCTCCATCATTCTTCATCTCCCCCATTTCATTGCCTGAGACAGTGccactgccgcactactgtacacacgcacgcacgcacgcacgcacgcacgcacgcacgcacgcacgcacgcacgcacgcacgcacgcacgcacgcacgcacgcacgcacgcacgcacgcacgcacgcacgcacgcacgcacgcacgcacgcacgcacgcacgcacgcacgcacgcacgcacgcacgcacgcacgcacacacacacacacacacacacacacacacacacacacacacacacacacacacacacacacacacacacacacacacacacacacacacacacacacacacacacacacacacacacacacacacacacacacacacacacacacacacacacacacacacacacacacacacacacacacacacacacacacacacacacacagcgatatccatctgagaataactaataataattaatgttgaatatgaataatattgtgggattattccttatttcatgggctattttggagTGTATACATTACAGacttttatgaaaaaataacaaaacaaagcatccgaatactgatttggaggttgattaccatgacaacggtcaaagcttcgaagcatttgggacagccctagtgtaaactttatttgtcatatacattGAATTGTTTGCTTACCTGTGGACACATTTTTGCATGTTCAGCTCATCATTTTTTGCACTGCCTAATAGACTCTCTAGTTTATGCTGGCAATTAATTGGAATTAATGACGTGTATCAGTTAGCACCGAGAGAATTGTTATAAAATTATTCAGAAATTACTCACGCTTAAAATGAAAAGTGttactgaaaataaaacatacagagAGACTTCACAACACTCTCTTGCTACATTATCCACTTCCTCATTGCCCATCTGTATGCATCCGTATGTTGCGAACACTCGAGTTTCATCATGGTGTCCGTCTGTAGCTTGCACGGTTTTGGCATttgatattaaaacattttgggCAGAATATCACATTAAGGAAGTTTCATACTAGAGAAACAGACAATGAGAGAAaggagggatgtgtgtgtgtgtgtgtgtgtgtgtgtgtgtgtgcattgtgtgtgtgactcagtaCCTCGTCAGTCACTTGGTTGGCCCTCATGGTGACCTGTTCCACAGTCATGTCATCCATGTTGGTGCTGTCAGGTTTGGAGAATCCCCCCGTTGCACCGAGCTCGATATTCTGCGGCCTGGAAGAGGCAGATTTCAAAAAGGTCACATTAAGAGGGCATCGATTATCATAAAACTCTGTGACTCAAACAAATCTGAGACTTAGCTTTACTGTAGGCTACTATTAAAAGATATTCTATGACCATAAAAGACCAAAAGCAAAACACACTCCTGGTGAAGGACTGAAGTGAACTTTGAGATCGAACAAAGCATCATATTGATTCCAATTAGCTGAAGAACCGATTAGTTGATCAACGGAAAATTTGTCAATGACAATTTTTATTATGGGCCAACAGATACTGTATTTTTGAGACCAATACTGATATCAATATATGGTAGTTTACTAAATctgataatacatttttttttaaatatgaaaacaaaccaTAAACATGTTTGATAAGAGTttggttatttaaaaaaatgtgatcaaTACTTCTTCTGTATGAGACATTTTACACTTAAGGTATACACTTGTCATCATTCTCTAGTCGACAAACTATAACAGTTAATGAATTAACTCAGCCATAGTGTATCGTTGACATAtaatcaccttttaagttgatatggtgaacttgATAACATACAGTTgcatatttacacatccagcagttacgggGCAACGTTTATATTCATTTGGAGTCCTGTTTCTGGCCTTCAGGCGaatgcaagtccaatattcactctctttttagctctgttgatctctaccaactcctgagggaaatatctggctctgtCTTTTATGTTAAGTACATCAGGGTCAGTGTATTAATGCCTACATCATTATGCCAGAGTACTACTCAAGGCTCACTGATGTAGAATAGTTCTTCAGTGAGTTAATCTTAAATACGGAGAACACATTTAAGGACCAAACATTTTAACTGCATTAGAACATCAGTGTTCATGTCATATGGAGAGGGAAGAAGGAGATGCAAAACCTAAACAAATCAGGTTCTTTTAATGCCCCTGAAGGAGTGTTGGGAGTCATACAGAAGGATTGCTAATAAGGAGGAAACAAAAATCTGTTTAAATGATGACGCAAAACTATTTTTCTGTGAGCCTAAAGCAGTTCCTTGTTGGTGTAAAGATTAGCTGCAGTATGGCTAACAGAACATACGATAACAATGACGgaacagagatggaggaggctGTGAAATCACAATCATGAGATTGGATGTTGGTAAACCTTAGCAAAGTTTATTACTATACTAGAACTTGATTTAGAGACATTACAAAGTGTtaaggctgtcctcgaccaaagaaattgtTACTTGACTAACACTCttatgattttgttgactaatcgattagttgatttaatcatcAGATCTGTAAAACAGAACACTAAATCTTGTTTACTGCAAATAtgttcataagtttcttagaaataagtcattcagcatgaaaaaagtaaaaaaaaaaaaaacgactaatcaactaaagaaatcttaagtcgactaaaaccaaaaggaccaattagtcgactaagatggGGCAGTCCTACAaagtatatattaaaaataacagAGTGATGAAACGCTAAATGTTTAAATAAgtttatagaaataaataacagtATAAAAAGCATGCTACTCTGTTATACGTGGCCTTTTAAAAGAGGTTGTCTTTTAAGGGCTAAAATGATACTATTGTTAGTGTTTCTAACAATAGTGAGTATTTATGCAACCACAATGATAGAGCCTACATGCTCACTAGTATCTTTATGGACtggattagggctgcaactaacgattattttcattgttgattattttttcaattaatcgattCGTTTTTTGGTCTATagaatatcagaaaatggtgaaaaatggcgatcagtgtttcccaaagcccaaaatgatgtcctcaaatgtcttgttttgtcacaactgaaatatattcagtttactgacagaggagtaaagaaaccagaaaacattcacatttaatttgtactttttttttctttaaaaaatgcctcaaaccgattaatcgattttcaaaatagttgttgaCAACTAAAGGATTAATCATTGTGGCTCTAGACTGGATGGGGACTGTCTAACAGCAC from Sebastes umbrosus isolate fSebUmb1 chromosome 16, fSebUmb1.pri, whole genome shotgun sequence includes:
- the LOC119474253 gene encoding synaptosomal-associated protein 23-like isoform X2 codes for the protein MDDMTVEQVTMRANQVTDESLESTRRMRQMAEESKETGANTLVMLDEQGEQLRRVDEGMDQINQDMRQAEKNLTDLSKCCGLCVCPCSRVSSIENDSKYKRTWGVRGGDEGDLNGSKIVSRQPSGARNGRAVQVNQPAPSGPYIKRITNDAREDEMEENLDAVGSIIGNLKNMAQDMGSEIDKQNKQIDSITDKAEMNRMRIDEANKRANKLIN
- the LOC119474253 gene encoding synaptosomal-associated protein 23-like isoform X1, which translates into the protein MPQNIELGATGGFSKPDSTNMDDMTVEQVTMRANQVTDESLESTRRMRQMAEESKETGANTLVMLDEQGEQLRRVDEGMDQINQDMRQAEKNLTDLSKCCGLCVCPCSRVSSIENDSKYKRTWGVRGGDEGDLNGSKIVSRQPSGARNGRAVQVNQPAPSGPYIKRITNDAREDEMEENLDAVGSIIGNLKNMAQDMGSEIDKQNKQIDSITDKAEMNRMRIDEANKRANKLIN